The proteins below come from a single Capricornis sumatraensis isolate serow.1 chromosome 14, serow.2, whole genome shotgun sequence genomic window:
- the MYBPH gene encoding myosin-binding protein H, which produces MTEKATLEAPACGLEETASESARVPPTEPSGDTAALQAPGGEQAPGGQQASEPQESAHQPPDPTASAAPAAPTATDPALPREDVPSAPLLLAVEDVSDSSVTVSWEPPERLGRLGLQGYVLELRREGALDWVPVNARPMMVTQQTLRNLAVGDKFFVRVAAVSSAGAGPPAVLEQLVHIQETIEAPKIRVPRHLRQTYIRQVGESINLQIPFQGNPKPQASWTHNGHALDSQRVSVRTGDQDSILFIRSAQRSDSGCYELTVQLKGLEAKAAINILVIEKPGPPSNIRLLDVWNCNATLQWTPPQDTGNTELLGYTVQKADRKTRQWFTVIERCRPTTCTVSDLIVGNSYSFRVFSENLCGLSASAAVTKELAHIVKTDTVAKPKSFVERDFSEAPSFTQPLADHTSTPGYSTQLSCSVRASPKAKIIWMKNKMDIQGDPKYRALSEQGVCTLEIRKPSPFDSGVYTCKAINVLGEASVDCRLEVKGLSQPQPHTEKPLVEAVKRRKEDGLNVSP; this is translated from the exons ATGACAGAAAAAGCCACCTTGGAGGCCCCTGCCTGTGGTCTGGAGGAGACCGCTTCTGAGTCTGCCCGTGTGCCCCCTACAGAGCCCTCTGGAGACACGGCAGCTCTGCAGGCTCCTGGGGGGGAGCAGGCTCCCGGGGGGCAGCAGGCTTCTGAGCCACAGGAGTCTGCCCATCAGCCTCCTGACCCCACAGCCTCTGCAGCCCCCGCAGCCCCCACAGCCACTGACCCTGCACTTCCACGTGAAG ATGTCCCCAGTGCCCCGCTGCTGCTGGCCGTGGAGGATGTGAGTGACAGCTCGGTGACTGTGAGCTGGGAGCCTCCAGAgaggctggggaggctggggctTCAGGGCTATGTGCTGGAACTCCGTCGAGAGGGAG CCTTGGACTGGGTGCCTGTGAATGCCCGGCCCATGATGGTGACCCAGCAGACCTTGCGGAACCTGGCTGTAGGTGACAAGTTCTTCGTGCGCGTGGCTGCAGTGAGCTCTGCAGGGGCTGGCCCACCAGCGGTACTGGAGCAGCTTGTCCACATCCAGGAGACCATCG AGGCCCCCAAGATCCGTGTTCCCCGGCACCTTCGTCAGACCTACATTCGCCAGGTGGGAGAGTCGATTAACCTGCAAATCCCCTTCCAG GGGAATCCCAAGCCTCAGGCTTCGTGGACCCACAACGGTCATGCCCTGGACAGCCAGCGGGTGAGCGTGCGCACTGGGGACCAGGACTCCATCCTCTTCATCCGCTCAGCCCAGCGCTCCGATTCAGGCTGCTATGAGCTCACTGTGCAGCTGAAAGGCCTGGAGGCCAAAGCAGCCATCAACATCCTGGTGATTG AGAAACCTGGACCCCCCAGCAACATCAGACTGCTGGATGTCTGGAACTGCAACGCTACCCTCCAGTGGACACCGCCCCAGGACACAGGCAACACAGAGCTCCTGGGCTACACGGtgcagaaggcagacagaaagaCAAGG CAATGGTTCACGGTGATCGAGCGCTGCCGCCCCACCACCTGCACTGTCTCTGACCTCATCGTGGGCAACTCCTACTCCTTCCGAGTTTTCTCAGAAAACCTGTGTGGACTCAGCGCCTCAGCAGCCGTCACCAAGGAGCTCGCCCACATCGTAAAGACAG ATACTGTTGCCAAACCTAAAAGCTTTGTTGAGCGAGACTTCTCCGAAGCCCCCTCGTTCACTCAGCCCCTGGCTGACCACACCTCCACCCCCGGCTACAGCACACAGCTCTCCTGCAGTGTCCGAGCTTCACCCAAG GCCAAGATCATCTGGATGAAAAACAAGATGGACATCCAGGGTGATCCCAAATACCGAGCTCTCTCTGAGCAAGGGGTCTGCACCCTAGAGATCCGGAAACCCAGCCCCTTTGATTCCGGAGTTTACACCTGCAAGGCCATCAATGTGCTGGGGGAGGCGTCTGTGGACTGCCGGCTGGAGGTGAAAG GTCTCTCCCAGCCTCAGCCACACACTGAGAAGCCTCTGGTGGAAGCTGTGAAGAGGAGAAAG GAGGATGGGCTGAATGTGTCCCCATGA
- the CHI3L1 gene encoding chitinase-3-like protein 1 isoform X1 encodes MPSSAAARMGLRAARTGFVVLVLLQSCAAYKLICYYTSWSQYREGDGSCFPDAIDPFLCTHVIYSFANISNNEIDTWEWNDVTLYDTLNTLKNRNPKLKTLLSVGGWNFGPQRFSKIASKTQSRRTFIKSVPPFLRTHGFDGLDLAWLYPGWRDKRHLTALVKEMKAEFVREAQAGTEQLLLSAAVPAGKIAIDRGYDIAQISRHLDFISLLTYDFHGAWRQTVGHHSPLFRGQEDASSDRFSNADYAVSYMLRLGAPANKLVMGIPTFGRSFTLASSKTDVGAPISGPGIPGRFTKEKGILAYYEICDFLHGATTHRFRDQQVPYATKGNQWVAYDDQESVKNKARYLKNRQLAGAMVWALDLDDFRGTFCGQNLTFPLTSAIKDVLAEV; translated from the exons atgccctcctctgccGCAGCCAGGATGGGGCTGAGGGCGGCTCGGACAG GTTTTGTGGTCCTGGTGCTGCTCCAGAGCT GTGCTGCATACAAGCTGATCTGCTACTACACCAGCTGGTCCCAGTACCGGGAGGGGGATGGGAGCTGCTTCCCAGATGCCATCGACCCCTTCCTGTGCACCCACGTCATCTACAGCTTTGCCAACATAAGCAACAACGAGATCGACACCTGGGAGTGGAATGACGTGACGCTCTATGACACACTGAACACACTCAAGAACAG GAACCCCAAGCTGAAGACCCTCCTATCTGTTGGAGGATGGAACTTCGGTCCTCAAAG ATTTTCCAAAATAGCTTCCAAGACCCAGAGTCGCAGGACTTTCATCAAGTCAGTGCCACCATTTCTGCGGACCCATGGCTTTGATGGACTGGACCTAGCATGGCTCTACCCCGGGTGGAGAGACAAGCGGCATCTCACCGCTCTGGTCAAG GAAATGAAGGCTGAGTTtgtaagggaagcccaagcaggcACAGAGCAGCTCCTGCTCAGCGCAGCAGTGCCCGCAGGGAAGATTGCTATTGACAGAGGCTATGACATCGCCCAGATATCCCG ACACTTGGACTTCATCAGCCTTTTGACCTATGACTTTCATGGAGCCTGGCGCCAGACAGTAGGACATCACAGCCCCCTGTTTCGAGGCCAGGAAGATGCAAGTTCTGACAGATTCAGTAATGCT GACTACGCTGTGAGCTACATGCTGAGGCTGGGGGCTCCAGCCAATAAGCTGGTGATGGGCATCCCCACTTTTGGGAGGAGCTTCACTCTGGCCTCTTCCAAGACAGATGTGGGTGCCCCCATCTCAGGGCCAGGAATACCAGGCCGGTTCACCAAGGAGAAAGGGATCCTTGCTTATTATGAG ATCTGTGATTTCCTCCACGGAGCCACCACCCACAGATTCCGTGACCAGCAGGTCCCCTATGCCACCAAGGGCAACCAGTGGGTGGCATATGACGATCAGGAGAGCGTCAAAAACAAG GCGCGGTACCTGAAGAACAGGCAGCTGGCTGGCGCCATGGTGTGGGCCCTGGACTTGGATGACTTCCGGGGCACCTTCTGTGGGCAGAACCTGACCTTTCCTCTCACGAGTGCCATCAAGGATGTGCTTGCTGAGGTGTAG
- the CHI3L1 gene encoding chitinase-3-like protein 1 isoform X2, giving the protein MPSSAAARMGLRAARTGFVVLVLLQSCAAYKLICYYTSWSQYREGDGSCFPDAIDPFLCTHVIYSFANISNNEIDTWEWNDVTLYDTLNTLKNRNPKLKTLLSVGGWNFGPQRFSKIASKTQSRRTFIKSVPPFLRTHGFDGLDLAWLYPGWRDKRHLTALVKEMKAEFVREAQAGTEQLLLSAAVPAGKIAIDRGYDIAQISRHLDFISLLTYDFHGAWRQTVGHHSPLFRGQEDASSDRFSNAICDFLHGATTHRFRDQQVPYATKGNQWVAYDDQESVKNKARYLKNRQLAGAMVWALDLDDFRGTFCGQNLTFPLTSAIKDVLAEV; this is encoded by the exons atgccctcctctgccGCAGCCAGGATGGGGCTGAGGGCGGCTCGGACAG GTTTTGTGGTCCTGGTGCTGCTCCAGAGCT GTGCTGCATACAAGCTGATCTGCTACTACACCAGCTGGTCCCAGTACCGGGAGGGGGATGGGAGCTGCTTCCCAGATGCCATCGACCCCTTCCTGTGCACCCACGTCATCTACAGCTTTGCCAACATAAGCAACAACGAGATCGACACCTGGGAGTGGAATGACGTGACGCTCTATGACACACTGAACACACTCAAGAACAG GAACCCCAAGCTGAAGACCCTCCTATCTGTTGGAGGATGGAACTTCGGTCCTCAAAG ATTTTCCAAAATAGCTTCCAAGACCCAGAGTCGCAGGACTTTCATCAAGTCAGTGCCACCATTTCTGCGGACCCATGGCTTTGATGGACTGGACCTAGCATGGCTCTACCCCGGGTGGAGAGACAAGCGGCATCTCACCGCTCTGGTCAAG GAAATGAAGGCTGAGTTtgtaagggaagcccaagcaggcACAGAGCAGCTCCTGCTCAGCGCAGCAGTGCCCGCAGGGAAGATTGCTATTGACAGAGGCTATGACATCGCCCAGATATCCCG ACACTTGGACTTCATCAGCCTTTTGACCTATGACTTTCATGGAGCCTGGCGCCAGACAGTAGGACATCACAGCCCCCTGTTTCGAGGCCAGGAAGATGCAAGTTCTGACAGATTCAGTAATGCT ATCTGTGATTTCCTCCACGGAGCCACCACCCACAGATTCCGTGACCAGCAGGTCCCCTATGCCACCAAGGGCAACCAGTGGGTGGCATATGACGATCAGGAGAGCGTCAAAAACAAG GCGCGGTACCTGAAGAACAGGCAGCTGGCTGGCGCCATGGTGTGGGCCCTGGACTTGGATGACTTCCGGGGCACCTTCTGTGGGCAGAACCTGACCTTTCCTCTCACGAGTGCCATCAAGGATGTGCTTGCTGAGGTGTAG